One window of Atribacter laminatus genomic DNA carries:
- a CDS encoding homocitrate synthase/isopropylmalate synthase family protein — MPKIFLIDVTNRDGVQTAHLGLAKIEKTIVNMYLNEMGVTQSEFGFPTTHHETNYLNANLELAEMGVLTPIRLSGWMRAIKADVETAYQLVPKLKYLNLSISTSDQMLSGKFQGRMTRDDIIHSMTEAAQTAIQLGAIGVGVNAEDASRTDVEFLIDFAIAGKEAGAERFRYCDTLGYDSPFSIYDRILKIAEASKMPIELHCHNDLGMAVANSISGAKAAIDAECDVYINTTINGIGERAGNADLITVILAIKYANYFDNENYSFLENVNLKAAWKTCKYASYAFKVPIPITQPGVGANAFAHASGIHADGVIKDRKNYELYDYEELGRGEPELIETGRQIVVGEYSGIRGFRNVYDNLAVEFKNEEEARKILELTRFANVEKQKPLVEEELLFIASYPEQARKILTLAP; from the coding sequence ATGCCAAAAATCTTTTTAATTGATGTAACGAATCGTGATGGGGTGCAAACTGCACATTTAGGATTAGCTAAAATAGAAAAAACTATAGTTAATATGTATCTCAATGAGATGGGTGTTACCCAAAGCGAATTTGGTTTCCCAACCACCCATCATGAAACCAATTATTTGAATGCCAATCTTGAATTAGCCGAAATGGGAGTTCTGACTCCTATCCGTTTGAGCGGATGGATGAGGGCAATAAAGGCAGATGTCGAAACGGCATACCAACTCGTCCCAAAGTTAAAATATCTCAACCTATCCATTTCTACATCGGATCAAATGCTTTCCGGAAAATTTCAAGGTCGAATGACTCGTGATGATATTATTCATTCTATGACTGAAGCTGCACAAACTGCAATACAATTAGGTGCTATCGGGGTAGGAGTGAATGCTGAAGATGCCTCCCGAACCGATGTTGAATTTCTTATCGATTTTGCCATAGCTGGAAAAGAAGCCGGGGCTGAGAGATTTCGTTATTGTGACACTCTTGGTTATGATAGCCCTTTTAGTATTTATGATAGAATTCTCAAAATTGCCGAGGCCTCTAAAATGCCTATCGAACTTCATTGTCACAACGATTTGGGAATGGCGGTCGCCAATTCGATTAGTGGAGCCAAAGCAGCAATAGATGCTGAATGTGATGTCTATATTAACACAACTATTAATGGAATAGGAGAGAGAGCTGGCAATGCCGATCTAATTACTGTCATTTTGGCGATTAAATATGCTAACTATTTTGACAATGAGAATTACTCATTTCTTGAAAATGTAAACCTCAAAGCCGCTTGGAAAACTTGTAAATACGCTTCATATGCATTTAAGGTTCCCATCCCAATAACTCAACCAGGAGTTGGGGCTAATGCTTTTGCCCATGCTTCTGGGATCCATGCTGATGGAGTCATCAAAGATCGGAAAAATTATGAACTTTATGATTATGAAGAATTAGGGCGTGGAGAGCCGGAATTGATTGAAACTGGTCGTCAAATTGTTGTAGGTGAATATAGCGGTATTCGTGGTTTTCGCAATGTTTATGATAATTTGGCAGTTGAATTTAAAAACGAGGAAGAAGCGAGGAAGATTCTCGAGCTAACTCGATTTGCTAATGTTGAAAAGCAAAAGCCCTTGGTTGAAGAAGAGTTGTTATTTATAGCCTCCTATCCAGAACAAGCAAGAAAAATTCTCACCCTGGCCCCCTAA
- a CDS encoding pyridoxal phosphate-dependent aminotransferase — MKISQKVNQIEPSATLTISARAKAMKKNGLDVLSFSAGEPDFDTPQCIKDAAKLAIDQGFTKYTPTSGTLELKEAICSKLNKENGLSYHPDEVIVSCGAKHSLFNAILTLCDAGDEVLLPVPYWVTYVEQIRLAGGKPVFIHCEPKTLRISWEDILNKVTDKTRLFILNNPSNPSGIVWDIEILKKIADLAVEKNIMIISDEIYENLVYDGAQIKSIASFSPEVQSQTIVINGVSKTFSMTGWRIGYAAGPKAAIQSMGRLQDHSTSNPTSISQKATLAALQCDQQIIQNMVNAFNQRRLLMTQLLNKIPDVTFPIPQGAFYVFADFSPYIGKKFENQRIDTSLQLAEILLEKALIAAVPGSAFGMEGYLRFSYATSEQNIEKGMVQLKNFLQNIS, encoded by the coding sequence GTGAAAATATCTCAAAAAGTCAACCAGATTGAGCCATCGGCAACTCTAACGATATCAGCTCGAGCAAAAGCCATGAAGAAAAACGGATTGGATGTCCTATCCTTTAGTGCTGGAGAACCTGATTTTGATACCCCCCAATGTATTAAGGATGCAGCTAAATTAGCTATTGATCAGGGATTTACCAAATATACTCCGACATCAGGAACCCTCGAATTAAAAGAAGCGATTTGTAGTAAATTAAACAAAGAGAATGGTTTATCCTACCATCCTGATGAAGTGATTGTTTCTTGTGGTGCCAAACATTCACTTTTTAATGCTATCCTCACTCTATGTGATGCAGGCGATGAAGTCCTTCTTCCTGTTCCCTATTGGGTAACCTATGTCGAACAAATCCGTTTAGCAGGCGGGAAACCGGTTTTTATTCATTGTGAACCAAAAACACTCCGGATAAGTTGGGAAGATATTCTCAACAAAGTAACTGATAAAACTCGATTATTCATTTTAAATAATCCTTCCAATCCTAGCGGAATAGTCTGGGACATTGAAATCTTGAAAAAAATAGCCGATCTTGCTGTTGAAAAAAATATTATGATTATTTCCGATGAGATTTACGAAAATTTGGTATACGATGGAGCTCAAATAAAAAGCATTGCCTCCTTTTCACCAGAAGTTCAATCGCAAACCATCGTTATTAATGGTGTTTCCAAAACTTTCTCCATGACAGGATGGAGGATTGGTTACGCGGCTGGTCCAAAAGCAGCCATACAATCCATGGGACGTTTACAAGACCACTCTACATCCAATCCAACATCTATTAGCCAAAAGGCTACCCTTGCTGCCTTGCAGTGTGATCAGCAAATCATTCAAAATATGGTAAATGCCTTCAACCAAAGAAGATTACTAATGACGCAACTCTTAAATAAAATTCCTGATGTTACTTTTCCAATTCCTCAAGGTGCATTTTATGTTTTCGCTGACTTTTCTCCTTATATTGGGAAAAAATTTGAGAACCAACGAATAGACACTTCGCTTCAGCTTGCCGAGATCCTTCTAGAAAAAGCACTTATTGCTGCTGTACCTGGCAGCGCTTTTGGAATGGAAGGATATCTACGTTTTTCTTATGCTACTTCTGAGCAAAATATAGAAAAAGGAATGGTTCAACTGAAAAATTTTTTACAAAACATTTCATAA
- a CDS encoding ammonium transporter: protein MDYKVMLDTIWVIVASMLVFFMNLGFAMVESGFNRSKNTVNILSKNFIVFAVSTLGYLMLGWGLMFGDGNAFVGLKGWFFLNGLDNSPAVGQSYLGVYSALSWASVPLLAKFFFQLVFCGTAATIVSGAVAERIKYLSFILFSFIMTIFIYPITGHWIWGAGWLQKLGMLDFAGSTVVHSVGGWAAMAGIMVLGPRFGKYGNNGKITPIPGHNLSIATMGTFVLWFGWFGFNPGSTMAADFNAISHIAVTTNTAAATATLSATIASWVILGKPDLGMTLNGCLAGLVAITAGCAYVSISSSLIIGLISGLLVVLSVIGFDRLKLDDPVGALSVHLLNGIFGTLAVGLFAQDKIGGFSSPNGLFYGGGVKLFLAQLAGVFTVGAYVFTISYVVWLVLKITLGIRVSLQEEIQGLDIGEHGNYAYPEFLIRKNY from the coding sequence ATGGATTATAAGGTTATGCTGGATACTATTTGGGTAATCGTTGCTTCAATGTTGGTATTTTTCATGAATCTGGGATTCGCCATGGTAGAATCGGGTTTTAACCGGTCGAAAAATACTGTTAATATTCTTTCCAAAAATTTTATTGTTTTTGCGGTTTCAACTTTAGGGTATCTTATGCTTGGTTGGGGTTTAATGTTTGGAGATGGCAACGCTTTTGTTGGACTTAAGGGTTGGTTTTTTCTAAATGGTTTAGATAATTCGCCGGCGGTTGGCCAGAGTTATCTAGGGGTTTATTCAGCGCTTTCCTGGGCAAGTGTACCATTGTTGGCAAAGTTTTTTTTCCAATTAGTATTTTGTGGAACCGCTGCAACGATTGTTTCTGGTGCAGTTGCAGAAAGAATTAAATACCTTTCTTTTATTTTATTTTCATTTATTATGACTATTTTTATTTATCCAATTACTGGACATTGGATTTGGGGAGCAGGATGGTTGCAGAAGTTAGGAATGCTTGATTTTGCCGGATCAACAGTTGTACATTCCGTAGGCGGTTGGGCGGCAATGGCTGGAATAATGGTTTTAGGCCCTCGTTTTGGGAAGTATGGAAATAACGGAAAGATCACCCCTATTCCTGGGCATAATCTTTCTATCGCAACCATGGGTACATTTGTGCTTTGGTTTGGTTGGTTTGGCTTCAACCCTGGTTCAACCATGGCCGCTGATTTTAATGCTATTAGCCATATAGCAGTGACTACCAATACTGCTGCAGCAACAGCTACTTTAAGTGCAACTATAGCCTCTTGGGTAATTTTAGGGAAACCAGATTTAGGGATGACTCTCAATGGTTGTTTAGCAGGTTTAGTGGCAATAACAGCTGGTTGTGCTTATGTAAGTATTTCTAGCTCACTTATTATTGGATTGATATCGGGTCTTTTGGTTGTTTTATCAGTAATAGGTTTTGATCGGCTGAAATTGGACGATCCGGTAGGAGCTTTATCGGTTCATCTATTAAATGGAATATTTGGAACACTGGCAGTTGGTTTATTTGCTCAAGATAAAATAGGAGGCTTTTCTTCTCCAAATGGTTTATTTTACGGTGGTGGTGTAAAGCTTTTTTTAGCGCAACTAGCCGGAGTGTTCACGGTTGGGGCTTACGTTTTCACAATCTCGTATGTTGTTTGGTTGGTTTTAAAAATAACTTTAGGAATTCGAGTAAGCTTACAGGAAGAAATACAAGGTTTGGATATTGGGGAGCATGGTAACTATGCTTACCCAGAATTCCTTATTCGTAAAAATTATTAA
- a CDS encoding P-II family nitrogen regulator, with amino-acid sequence MKKIVAIIRPEKLKAIIKALEDVGYSGLMITEIEGHGKQRGIVQQWRGEKYKVEFLPKRKIEIICKEDDTEKIVQTLIQSARTGEIGDGKIFISEVIDAIRIRTGERGDSVL; translated from the coding sequence ATGAAAAAGATAGTAGCCATCATTCGCCCAGAAAAATTAAAAGCAATTATTAAAGCTTTGGAAGATGTAGGGTATTCTGGGTTAATGATTACAGAAATTGAAGGCCATGGAAAACAGCGAGGGATTGTTCAACAATGGCGAGGAGAAAAATACAAAGTTGAGTTTCTTCCGAAAAGGAAAATTGAAATTATTTGCAAAGAAGATGATACCGAAAAGATTGTTCAGACTCTCATCCAATCGGCTCGAACTGGTGAGATTGGTGATGGAAAGATATTTATTTCCGAAGTTATCGACGCTATCCGAATTCGTACCGGAGAAAGAGGAGACTCAGTATTATGA
- the rdgB gene encoding RdgB/HAM1 family non-canonical purine NTP pyrophosphatase, giving the protein MKLSSRLVYILSKNPGKIKEINTILSPYSISIRSLYQDYSPMEVVENGSSYAENALLKARCGFEISRNLCIGEDSGLEIDALDGAPGLFSARFGGETLNPKEKNKQILELLKEVPQEKRSACFVCIVALVGENSEKIFEGRCPGFISPESRGSSGFGYDPIFILPSYQKTFAELGENIKNRFSHRAIAFRQLAEYLLSEM; this is encoded by the coding sequence TTGAAACTCTCCTCCCGGTTGGTTTATATTCTTTCTAAAAATCCGGGAAAAATCAAAGAAATCAACACCATTTTATCTCCTTATTCTATTAGCATTAGAAGCCTGTACCAAGATTATTCTCCTATGGAAGTCGTCGAAAACGGATCGAGTTATGCTGAAAATGCCCTTTTAAAAGCCCGTTGTGGTTTTGAAATCAGTAGAAATCTTTGCATTGGGGAAGATTCTGGTTTAGAAATTGATGCTCTCGATGGGGCTCCTGGCCTTTTTTCGGCCCGTTTTGGTGGAGAAACCTTAAATCCAAAAGAAAAAAATAAACAAATCCTTGAGCTTCTTAAAGAAGTACCTCAAGAAAAAAGATCAGCTTGTTTTGTCTGTATAGTCGCCTTAGTAGGGGAAAATAGTGAAAAAATTTTTGAAGGTCGTTGTCCGGGTTTTATTTCTCCGGAAAGCCGTGGAAGCTCTGGTTTTGGCTATGACCCCATCTTTATACTCCCCTCCTATCAGAAAACTTTTGCCGAGTTAGGTGAAAATATAAAAAACCGCTTTAGTCACCGAGCAATTGCTTTTCGCCAGCTTGCAGAATATCTTCTGTCTGAAATGTAA
- the rph gene encoding ribonuclease PH: MRNDGRNYDEIRSLMITRNYLRAAEGSVLIEEGNNRIVCSATIEDKVPLFLRGSNQGWITAEYAMIPRATSTRNVRESIKGRVGGRTHEIQRLIGRALRSVMNMDLIGERTILLDCDVIQADGGTRTLAINGSFIALVDALWNYVDRGLLQPGNLLKDYLAAVSVGVVNGKDLLDLNFEEDSMAQVDMNVVMTGKGQFVEIQGTAEGDPFSQETLNRLLALAQKGIKDIIAIQKKVLLERGLP, encoded by the coding sequence ATAAGAAACGATGGTCGAAATTACGATGAGATTCGTTCTCTCATGATTACCAGAAATTATCTTAGAGCAGCTGAAGGCTCAGTTCTAATTGAGGAAGGTAACAATCGCATTGTCTGTTCGGCAACAATAGAAGATAAAGTCCCTCTCTTTCTGCGAGGATCCAATCAAGGATGGATTACTGCCGAGTATGCTATGATTCCTCGAGCTACATCGACAAGAAATGTTCGTGAATCTATCAAAGGCCGAGTTGGAGGCCGCACCCATGAAATCCAACGGCTTATTGGTCGTGCCCTTCGTTCAGTAATGAATATGGACCTTATTGGTGAACGAACTATTCTTTTAGATTGTGATGTTATTCAAGCTGACGGAGGAACCCGCACCCTGGCAATTAATGGATCTTTCATTGCCTTGGTTGATGCTCTTTGGAACTATGTAGATCGTGGCCTTCTTCAACCAGGAAACCTATTAAAAGATTATTTGGCTGCGGTTAGTGTGGGAGTAGTCAACGGCAAAGATCTCCTCGACCTTAATTTTGAAGAGGATTCAATGGCTCAGGTCGATATGAATGTTGTAATGACCGGAAAGGGTCAGTTTGTTGAAATTCAGGGTACTGCTGAGGGAGACCCCTTTAGCCAAGAAACCCTGAACCGGCTTCTTGCCTTAGCCCAAAAGGGAATCAAAGACATTATTGCCATACAAAAAAAGGTTTTGTTAGAAAGAGGCCTTCCTTGA
- a CDS encoding GerMN domain-containing protein — protein sequence MKRRKKRFAFLQPILYILIGMAVFFAIVYAGEYLIPGGKKNTRTSDDSGFLSAGQAPSAISDSAVEVVLYYTDEEFSGLIEEKRLIEKSHNMLESVLQELLRGPRLSSHFSPFPESTRLNGVFTESGIVYVDLSHEMKDGQSGGTTQELLSIFSIVDTLTSLPDVKRIKLLIDGKEETTLCGHIDISEPLERDEKLIAEIQ from the coding sequence ATGAAAAGAAGAAAAAAAAGATTCGCTTTTCTTCAACCAATACTATATATCCTTATCGGAATGGCAGTTTTTTTTGCAATTGTCTATGCTGGTGAATACTTGATCCCTGGAGGAAAAAAGAATACAAGGACCTCTGATGATTCGGGCTTTCTCTCTGCTGGACAAGCCCCTTCAGCAATCAGCGATTCAGCCGTAGAAGTCGTTCTGTACTATACCGATGAGGAGTTTAGCGGTTTGATTGAAGAAAAAAGACTAATCGAAAAAAGTCATAATATGCTTGAGTCGGTTCTTCAAGAATTATTAAGAGGGCCTAGGCTTTCGTCTCATTTTAGTCCATTTCCTGAATCAACGCGATTAAACGGTGTTTTCACCGAAAGCGGTATTGTTTATGTTGACCTCAGTCATGAAATGAAAGACGGACAATCGGGCGGGACCACCCAAGAACTTCTCAGTATTTTTAGTATTGTTGATACTTTAACATCACTTCCCGATGTTAAACGCATTAAATTATTAATCGATGGAAAAGAAGAAACCACTCTTTGCGGACACATTGATATATCAGAGCCATTGGAAAGGGATGAAAAACTCATTGCAGAAATTCAATAG
- a CDS encoding N-acetylmuramoyl-L-alanine amidase — protein sequence MLRHSNFLHIWFFFLLFCLVFSQPAYSKMTVEYQGQVYSLELPTIKVNGSDYISVENLFKQIGGVEYYSPIMKKVNLFFGGKNWVLSLDKGTAIAESGEEIPLGRSIVIQENSVYVSPQFLNQLFGISVDTSSTATTQVPSPTITPPTVSPVTLPAGSASLLNVRSHPYGDENRSRVTFDFGNNLPTHSMQTDQANNRIILTFNNVTLAPGTPGTYSLNDTRVDRVVLNKKDSGIEAIIYLKTPASIQKNQLGGENPRIYLDITASTLLTSPDVTVVPVSPSPAIQPTTTPALTATPTPVVPTPTTKPPVQPTTSAIPYDKINPRVIVIDPGHGGKDPGCVANGYQEKNIVLQVCKKLKDALIQQGYEVYLTREGDTYPGLKERSAVANNKQPVVLLSIHANAAPNKKATGVEVFVGSAQIQGEGAADVASRENQRFISEGYTEEQNGKINSTILDSYYLGSRFVSMKLGSLIENNIVKETSQVSRGLKEAPLILLKGMYFPSCLIEIGFLSNPTEAKNLANEAFQNKLVRGIVVGIKQFMLSSELKKFLEE from the coding sequence ATGTTGCGCCATTCTAACTTTTTACATATATGGTTTTTTTTCCTTCTATTTTGCTTGGTTTTTTCTCAACCCGCCTATTCTAAAATGACCGTTGAATATCAAGGACAGGTCTATTCCCTTGAACTCCCTACTATAAAAGTCAATGGGAGTGATTATATCTCTGTTGAAAATCTTTTCAAACAAATAGGAGGGGTAGAATATTATTCTCCCATTATGAAAAAAGTCAATTTATTTTTTGGAGGAAAAAATTGGGTTTTATCGCTTGACAAAGGAACAGCCATAGCTGAAAGCGGCGAAGAAATTCCCTTGGGACGTTCGATAGTCATTCAAGAAAATTCTGTTTATGTTTCGCCTCAATTTCTTAATCAGCTCTTTGGAATTTCTGTTGATACCAGCTCAACTGCCACAACCCAGGTCCCCTCACCAACAATAACACCTCCAACTGTCTCACCAGTTACTCTTCCTGCTGGAAGTGCATCACTTCTTAACGTTCGATCGCATCCCTACGGTGATGAAAATCGCTCAAGAGTGACTTTTGATTTTGGGAACAACTTACCAACCCATTCCATGCAGACCGACCAAGCCAACAACCGAATTATTCTAACTTTTAACAATGTCACTCTAGCCCCAGGAACACCTGGAACGTATTCTCTAAACGATACTCGAGTAGATAGAGTTGTGCTCAATAAAAAAGACAGTGGCATCGAAGCTATCATTTATTTAAAGACTCCAGCCTCAATCCAAAAAAACCAATTGGGCGGGGAGAATCCTCGTATTTATTTAGATATAACGGCTTCAACTTTATTAACCTCTCCCGATGTAACGGTTGTTCCCGTAAGTCCATCTCCAGCAATACAACCCACTACAACGCCAGCGCTTACGGCTACTCCTACACCTGTTGTTCCTACACCTACAACCAAACCACCAGTTCAACCGACGACGTCTGCAATACCTTACGACAAAATTAACCCAAGAGTAATTGTTATCGATCCTGGTCACGGTGGGAAAGATCCCGGTTGTGTGGCAAATGGATACCAGGAAAAAAACATTGTCCTCCAGGTGTGCAAAAAACTGAAAGATGCTCTCATTCAGCAAGGCTATGAAGTATATTTGACCCGTGAAGGTGATACTTACCCTGGTCTAAAGGAACGCTCTGCTGTTGCTAACAATAAACAACCAGTTGTTTTGTTAAGCATTCATGCCAATGCTGCACCGAATAAAAAAGCCACTGGGGTTGAAGTTTTTGTGGGTAGCGCACAGATTCAAGGCGAAGGAGCTGCAGATGTTGCTAGTCGGGAAAATCAACGCTTTATTTCTGAAGGATATACTGAAGAACAAAATGGAAAAATTAACTCCACCATTCTTGATTCTTATTATTTAGGAAGTCGCTTCGTGAGCATGAAACTCGGTTCTTTAATCGAAAATAATATTGTCAAAGAGACCAGCCAAGTTTCAAGAGGGCTCAAAGAAGCACCCCTTATTCTTCTTAAAGGAATGTATTTCCCCTCGTGTTTGATTGAAATCGGCTTTTTGAGCAATCCCACTGAAGCAAAGAATTTGGCGAATGAAGCCTTTCAGAATAAGCTCGTACGAGGAATAGTAGTTGGAATTAAACAATTTATGTTAAGCTCTGAATTAAAAAAATTTCTTGAGGAATAA
- a CDS encoding single-stranded DNA-binding protein has protein sequence MAGDINYFFGIGNLTRDPDLRYTPQGTPVCRFDIAMNRSYQNKNGQQTKDTTFLRITAWSKLGENCARFLHKGSRVAVVGELLANNWEDRNGIKRTSYEIRAMNVQFLSPPQKANEEIRGIGEDFSSEAEIEPFSFDSQNMENALGELEDISPEGNNDVAPF, from the coding sequence ATGGCTGGAGATATTAACTATTTTTTTGGCATTGGAAATCTCACGCGTGACCCTGATCTTCGCTATACTCCCCAGGGGACACCTGTATGTCGATTTGATATAGCTATGAATCGTTCTTATCAAAATAAAAATGGCCAACAAACGAAAGATACCACTTTCCTACGAATAACAGCTTGGAGTAAGCTCGGTGAAAATTGTGCACGTTTTCTTCATAAAGGGAGCAGAGTAGCTGTGGTTGGTGAACTTCTCGCTAATAATTGGGAAGATCGAAATGGGATAAAACGCACTTCATATGAAATCCGTGCAATGAACGTACAATTTCTTTCCCCCCCTCAAAAAGCTAACGAAGAAATTCGGGGAATCGGTGAGGACTTTTCGTCTGAAGCCGAGATTGAACCTTTTAGCTTTGACTCCCAGAATATGGAAAATGCCTTAGGAGAGTTAGAAGATATTTCTCCGGAAGGAAACAACGATGTTGCGCCATTCTAA
- a CDS encoding carbon-nitrogen hydrolase family protein → MNNLKVAIIQIQTGPDKSSNLLKTAELFASIEKSRVSLVLLPEMFQCPYNLESFSIFAEDIPTGETSLFLSNLAREYGTFLVGGSIPEKKGNRYYNTSIVYNPCGEIIGIYRKTHLFDVDFENLHFQESAVLNPGNTPLLIDTPWGKIGILICYDLRFPELIRLYALRGAFMVAVPAAFNPITGPLHWEVLFRARAIDNQVYLLGASPAPYPNAFYQAYGHSLIVDPMGRVLEQLGNEEAIIIKDIDLSLVDLTRQRLPLLKHRRLDLYAINPDEKLGNSLKDQKGEAI, encoded by the coding sequence ATGAATAACCTAAAAGTTGCGATTATTCAGATTCAAACAGGTCCAGATAAATCATCGAATTTGTTAAAAACTGCCGAGCTTTTTGCTTCAATTGAGAAAAGCCGAGTAAGTTTGGTACTCCTTCCGGAAATGTTTCAATGTCCTTACAATCTGGAATCATTCTCAATTTTCGCTGAAGATATCCCTACTGGCGAAACAAGTCTCTTTTTATCGAATCTCGCTCGTGAATATGGAACTTTCTTGGTTGGCGGTTCAATACCGGAAAAAAAAGGAAATCGCTATTATAATACTTCTATTGTTTACAACCCCTGCGGAGAGATCATAGGTATTTATAGGAAAACTCATCTTTTCGATGTTGACTTTGAAAATCTTCATTTTCAAGAATCAGCAGTTCTCAACCCTGGAAATACCCCTCTATTAATTGATACTCCTTGGGGAAAAATTGGAATTTTAATTTGTTACGATCTGCGTTTTCCAGAGCTTATTCGTCTTTATGCCTTGCGGGGGGCATTTATGGTTGCAGTTCCTGCTGCCTTCAACCCGATTACCGGACCTCTGCATTGGGAGGTTCTCTTCCGGGCACGGGCAATAGATAATCAAGTTTATCTTTTAGGTGCATCACCAGCTCCATACCCAAATGCATTTTATCAAGCTTATGGCCATAGCCTTATTGTGGATCCAATGGGCAGAGTACTAGAACAGCTTGGAAATGAAGAAGCAATAATAATAAAAGATATTGACCTATCTTTGGTTGATCTAACCCGTCAACGGCTTCCCTTGTTAAAGCATCGCCGACTTGATCTATACGCAATAAATCCTGATGAAAAATTAGGTAATTCATTAAAAGATCAAAAAGGGGAGGCAATTTAA
- the nadC gene encoding carboxylating nicotinate-nucleotide diphosphorylase yields MRGLVPWDVDRRLQIFLEEDLGFDDITTQGLGDLSLKPVRARIIAREKGIMSGGPFAIRLFNLIDPQVKEKIHIEEGEAFKNGDCVMEVVGQTRAILMGERVALNLLQRLCGIATKTREFVEVVKGLPVKIADTRKTSPGLRIFEKYAVRCGGGVNHRLGLYDCALIKDNHISICGSVKNAIQRVRPAIPFTARIVVECENLKQVSEAIEEKADVIMLDNMNTKQIREAVKMIDKRSIVEASGGVNLETVREIAEQGVDIISTGYITHHAIWLDLNLEVEEVADVL; encoded by the coding sequence GTGCGAGGTTTGGTTCCATGGGATGTCGATCGAAGGTTACAAATCTTTTTAGAAGAAGATTTAGGTTTTGATGATATCACTACTCAAGGTTTGGGAGACCTAAGCTTAAAACCAGTGCGGGCAAGAATTATTGCCAGAGAAAAAGGAATAATGTCAGGCGGTCCCTTCGCAATTCGCCTTTTTAATCTCATAGACCCTCAAGTGAAAGAAAAGATTCATATTGAAGAAGGTGAAGCATTTAAAAATGGTGACTGTGTTATGGAAGTTGTTGGGCAAACCCGGGCAATATTGATGGGAGAAAGGGTTGCGCTTAATCTGTTACAAAGACTGTGTGGAATTGCTACAAAAACCCGAGAGTTTGTTGAAGTGGTTAAAGGTCTACCAGTAAAAATAGCTGATACAAGAAAGACCAGCCCTGGTTTAAGAATTTTTGAAAAGTATGCAGTCCGTTGTGGGGGTGGGGTTAATCACCGACTTGGTTTATATGATTGTGCTCTTATCAAAGACAACCATATTTCGATTTGTGGATCGGTGAAGAATGCCATTCAAAGAGTAAGGCCAGCAATCCCCTTTACAGCACGAATCGTGGTGGAATGCGAAAATTTGAAGCAAGTGAGTGAGGCAATCGAAGAAAAAGCTGATGTTATTATGCTGGATAATATGAATACTAAACAAATTAGGGAAGCAGTTAAGATGATCGATAAAAGGTCGATTGTTGAGGCTTCAGGAGGTGTAAATTTAGAAACAGTAAGGGAAATTGCAGAACAAGGAGTTGATATCATTTCTACTGGATATATTACCCATCATGCCATTTGGTTGGACTTGAATTTGGAGGTAGAAGAAGTCGCAGATGTACTATGA